A region from the Drosophila takahashii strain IR98-3 E-12201 chromosome 2L, DtakHiC1v2, whole genome shotgun sequence genome encodes:
- the LOC108062161 gene encoding uncharacterized protein isoform X3 → MYLNCLPRAQWKHLQCLLHVRQLKLLMGRANIGTKPPIETAALLPAKKHQLRRFSQLIDGAPQDKFDEMSKQDALLRRLEEANTSDRLLEVLKSSDSLQSSHVVEAISLLWQHYQDMDQPGREAITQRVLVDILPMLGPCINQLEVNNLSRCYLYLRKMHIPNCEPVVEATLIRALQVVEAQVHGAVIPLTALSRLSVGINLERDFFTPLVCRNFVPHLEQHIYQCHSEEQVRLLSTCLFQLHFLIDEELLTHFKNRVIELLQIGVLSSKTPKALLKVLHMLNIPSWSQHHTQLIREVMLALRQCIHQMESGDLKSMCRAFLHHQEPSALKEPLKEATEKLLHDESTADALSCAVPFATPLQRDKYLQHFRELLYSEEAWLPANASGHFFSVLRALKISDVDFCNTYWSGVIRELESCPEEQTHLRFLRHCQRYMNFNNNLGGTYRHFELERKLSRMCMSAVEEDLAGRLPTKFARLAAFVLAYGQTPLAWKKFPNILLSKMLAMAPQLGIQDCFLLSRGMQIACELRFRQHLPSLAGMQLSTMDSILIGCAERHLAGAEKDPLNASELSMIR, encoded by the coding sequence ATGTATCTGAACTGCCTACCACGAGCACAATGGAAGCACCTACAATGCCTGTTGCATGTCCGTCAGCTTAAGTTGCTGATGGGGCGTGCAAACATCGGGACAAAGCCGCCCATAGAAACAGCTGCTTTGCTGCCGGCAAAGAAACATCAACTAAGGAGGTTCTCACAGCTGATAGACGGAGCTCCCCAGGACAAATTCGACGAAATGAGTAAGCAGGATGCTCTGCTAAGACGGCTGGAAGAGGCCAACACGAGCGACAGGCTTCTGGAGGTGTTGAAAAGCAGCGACAGCCTGCAGAGCTCCCATGTGGTGGAGGCAATCTCTCTGTTATGGCAGCACTATCAGGACATGGATCAGCCAGGTAGAGAAGCCATCACACAACGTGTACTCGTGGATATACTGCCAATGCTGGGTCCTTGCATAAACCAACTGGAAGTCAACAATCTTAGTCGTTGCTATCTGTACCTGCGAAAAATGCACATACCAAACTGCGAGCCAGTCGTGGAGGCCACGCTAATTAGAGCTCTTCAAGTGGTCGAAGCACAAGTGCATGGAGCGGTCATTCCATTGACTGCCTTGTCCCGGCTCTCAGTGGGAATTAACTTGGAGCGCGACTTCTTTACCCCGCTCGTGTGCAGGAACTTTGTGCCGCACCTGGAGCAACACATATATCAATGCCACAGTGAGGAGCAGGTGCGACTTCTGTCTACGTGCCTCTTTCAGCTGCACTTTCTCATCGACGAGGAGCTACTTACACACTTTAAGAATCGAGTGATTGAACTGCTTCAAATCGGCGTTCTTAGCAGCAAAACGCCTAAGGCTCTCCTTAAGGTGCTACACATGCTTAATATTCCATCGTGGTCACAACATCACACTCAATTGATTCGGGAAGTCATGCTGGCTTTGCGGCAATGCATCCACCAGATGGAGTCCGGAGACCTAAAGAGCATGTGCCGCGCATTTCTGCACCACCAGGAGCCCTCCGCACTGAAGGAGCCACTTAAGGAAGCCACTGAGAAGTTATTGCACGATGAGAGCACGGCTGACGCTCTGTCGTGTGCCGTACCTTTTGCCACACCCCTCCAAAGGGATAAGTATTTGCAACATTTTAGAGAACTACTCTACTCCGAAGAGGCTTGGCTGCCTGCGAATGCAAGCGGACACTTTTTCAGTGTTCTGCGTGCATTGAAGATCTCCGACGTGGATTTCTGCAACACGTACTGGTCTGGGGTTATACGGGAACTGGAGTCTTGCCCGGAGGAGCAAACGCACCTGCGGTTTCTAAGGCATTGTCAGCGATACATGAACTTTAATAACAACCTGGGAGGAACGTACCGTCACTTCGAGCTAGAACGAAAGCTTAGTCGCATGTGCATGAGTGCTGTGGAGGAGGACTTAGCAGGAAGGCTGCCGACAAAGTTTGCTCGCCTGGCAGCCTTTGTGCTGGCTTACGGACAGACTCCTCTAGCCTGGAAAAAGTTTCCCAACATTCTGCTCAGCAAGATGCTCGCTATGGCTCCTCAGCTTGGCATCCAGGATTGTTTTCTTCTCAGTCGAGGCATGCAAATAGCCTGTGAACTACGATTTCGGCAACATCTTCCTTCACTCGCTGGCATGCAGCTCTCCACAATGGACAGCATTCTCATCGGCTGTGCCGAAAGACATTTGGCGGGTGCCGAAAAAGATCCGCTGAATGCCAGTGAATTAAGCATGATT